In Brevibacterium zhoupengii, the following are encoded in one genomic region:
- a CDS encoding metal ABC transporter ATP-binding protein encodes MAPDSHVSPEQTTAAGHPPVISLRDAELRFGERVLWHDLDLDVAPGEFVAVLGPNGTGKTSLLKVLLGQHSLSTGSAEVGGRNVHAGNSAIGYIPQQRGIDQHTPMRGRDLVRMGIDGHRWGPGRFRRRRRQQVDELLNSVGARDYADAPAGTLSGGELQRLRVAQALANDPSVLLCDEPLLSLDIHHQKVVASLLHEQRVKRNTAVLFVTHEINPILPYVDRVLYIVGGHFLVGTPAEVMTTESLSRLYGSPVEVVRVGGRLIVVGGEAECVDHHVHDGDMTIERGAI; translated from the coding sequence ATGGCCCCTGATTCCCACGTTTCTCCAGAGCAGACCACGGCCGCCGGCCATCCTCCGGTGATCAGTCTGCGCGACGCCGAACTGCGTTTCGGGGAGCGTGTGCTCTGGCATGACCTCGACCTCGACGTTGCGCCGGGGGAATTCGTGGCGGTGCTGGGACCCAACGGGACCGGCAAGACATCGCTGCTCAAAGTGCTGCTGGGCCAGCATTCGCTGTCGACGGGCTCGGCCGAGGTCGGCGGCAGGAATGTTCATGCGGGCAATTCGGCCATCGGCTACATTCCCCAGCAGCGCGGAATCGACCAGCACACCCCGATGCGAGGTCGCGATCTGGTCCGGATGGGCATCGACGGGCACAGGTGGGGGCCGGGCCGATTCCGCCGACGTCGTCGTCAGCAGGTTGACGAGCTGCTGAACTCCGTCGGCGCCCGCGACTATGCCGATGCGCCAGCCGGGACACTGTCCGGTGGTGAGCTCCAACGACTGCGCGTGGCCCAGGCCCTGGCCAACGACCCTTCGGTGCTGCTGTGCGACGAACCGCTGCTGTCTCTGGACATCCACCATCAGAAGGTTGTGGCCAGTCTGCTCCATGAGCAGCGGGTCAAACGCAACACAGCAGTCCTCTTCGTCACCCATGAGATCAACCCGATCCTGCCCTATGTCGACCGTGTCCTCTATATCGTCGGCGGTCATTTCCTCGTCGGCACCCCCGCCGAGGTGATGACCACCGAATCGCTGTCCCGGCTCTACGGCTCCCCAGTCGAAGTGGTCCGGGTGGGCGGTCGGCTCATCGTCGTCGGCGGCGAGGCCGAATGTGTCGACCATCATGTCCACGACGGTGACATGACCATAGAACGAGGTGCGATCTGA
- a CDS encoding aspartate-semialdehyde dehydrogenase — translation MSVNIGVVGATGQVGGVMLDLLADNPGFEINSLRLFASARSAGKVVDFNGESITVEDAAEADPSGLDIALFSAGGATSRAQAERFAAAGAIVVDNSSAWRSDPDVPLVVSEVNPEALDTLPKGIIANPNCTTMAAMPVLKALDSAAGLQRLIVSTYQAVSGSGVSGVEELASQLEAGVADSRKLARDGSAVSLPAPDNYVEPIAFNVLPMAGSIVDDGELETDEEKKLRNESRKILGKPDLLVAGTCVRVPVFTGHSLSIHAEFDSEITPAKATEVLAEAPGVELEDVPTPLKAAGKDASFVGRIRADQSAPAGKGLVLFVANDNLRKGAALNTVQIAALLAKKVESQAA, via the coding sequence ATGAGCGTCAATATCGGAGTAGTCGGAGCAACCGGTCAGGTGGGCGGCGTCATGCTCGACCTGCTGGCAGACAATCCCGGGTTCGAGATCAACAGCCTGCGACTCTTCGCCTCGGCGAGGTCGGCCGGCAAGGTCGTCGATTTCAACGGTGAGTCCATCACCGTCGAGGATGCCGCCGAGGCGGACCCCAGCGGGCTCGATATCGCATTGTTCTCCGCCGGTGGGGCCACTTCCCGTGCCCAGGCAGAACGTTTCGCCGCGGCCGGAGCCATCGTCGTCGACAATTCCTCGGCGTGGCGCTCGGATCCTGACGTCCCCCTGGTCGTCAGCGAGGTCAACCCAGAGGCCCTGGACACACTGCCCAAGGGCATCATCGCCAACCCGAACTGCACCACGATGGCCGCGATGCCGGTCCTCAAGGCGCTCGATTCCGCCGCTGGCCTCCAGCGACTCATCGTCAGCACCTATCAGGCAGTGTCCGGCTCCGGCGTGAGCGGAGTTGAGGAACTCGCCAGCCAGCTCGAAGCCGGAGTCGCCGACTCACGCAAGCTGGCCCGCGATGGCAGTGCGGTCAGCCTGCCTGCCCCGGACAACTACGTCGAACCCATCGCATTCAACGTCCTGCCCATGGCCGGATCCATCGTCGACGACGGTGAGCTGGAGACCGACGAAGAGAAGAAGCTGCGCAACGAGAGCCGCAAGATTCTCGGTAAGCCAGACCTCCTCGTGGCGGGAACCTGCGTTCGCGTTCCCGTGTTCACGGGACACAGCCTGAGCATCCACGCTGAGTTCGACTCCGAGATCACCCCGGCAAAGGCCACCGAGGTGCTCGCCGAAGCACCGGGTGTCGAACTGGAGGACGTCCCAACACCGTTGAAGGCAGCGGGCAAGGACGCGAGCTTCGTCGGCCGCATCCGTGCCGACCAGTCTGCCCCTGCAGGTAAGGGCCTCGTCCTGTTCGTGGCCAACGACAACCTGCGCAAGGGTGCTGCCCTGAACACAGTGCAGATCGCAGCATTGCTGGCGAAGAAGGTTGAGTCACAGGCCGCCTGA
- a CDS encoding metal ABC transporter permease, with protein MTAQEIFGSLFTFEDYGELVALLFNSLIAAGLLGVVGGLISVFVMARDIPFAVHGISELSFAGAAFALLIGFDVVGGSIIGSIIAALIIGVGGAKASEKNAIIGVLMPFGLGLAILFLALYDGRAASKFGLLTGQIVAITPSQIMTLVVCSLIVLLVLAVIWRPLMFASLDPEVARAKGVPVSGLTIVFMLVLGLAVALSVQVVGVLLVLALLITPAAAATQLSASPVWVPVLSVIFAVTSSVGGILIALGSPVVPISPFVTTISFLIYLVCRLVGRRRMKHLHHRRTARAADEHENPVAPVA; from the coding sequence ATGACGGCTCAGGAGATCTTCGGCAGCCTCTTCACCTTCGAAGACTACGGCGAGCTGGTGGCGCTGCTGTTCAACTCGCTCATCGCGGCCGGGCTGCTCGGCGTCGTCGGCGGACTCATCAGCGTCTTCGTCATGGCCCGCGACATTCCCTTCGCAGTCCACGGAATCTCTGAGCTCTCGTTCGCCGGTGCCGCGTTCGCCCTGCTCATCGGGTTCGACGTGGTGGGCGGTTCCATCATCGGCTCCATCATCGCCGCTCTCATCATCGGCGTGGGCGGAGCCAAAGCCTCGGAGAAGAATGCCATCATCGGTGTGCTCATGCCCTTCGGCCTGGGCTTGGCGATTCTGTTCCTGGCCCTCTACGACGGTCGGGCCGCCAGCAAGTTCGGGCTGCTGACCGGTCAGATCGTGGCCATCACCCCGAGCCAGATCATGACCCTGGTGGTGTGTTCGCTGATCGTGCTCCTGGTGCTCGCCGTGATCTGGCGCCCGCTCATGTTCGCCAGCCTCGACCCCGAGGTCGCACGCGCCAAAGGGGTGCCGGTGTCCGGGCTGACGATCGTCTTCATGCTCGTCCTCGGCCTGGCCGTGGCATTGAGCGTGCAGGTGGTGGGCGTGCTCCTCGTGCTGGCTCTGCTCATCACTCCGGCGGCGGCTGCCACCCAGCTCTCGGCATCCCCGGTGTGGGTGCCGGTGCTCAGCGTCATCTTCGCCGTCACGTCATCCGTCGGCGGCATCCTCATCGCACTGGGCTCACCCGTGGTGCCGATCAGTCCGTTCGTCACCACGATCTCCTTCCTCATCTACCTCGTCTGTCGCCTCGTGGGGCGGCGTCGGATGAAGCACCTACACCATCGCCGCACGGCCCGTGCCGCAGATGAGCACGAGAATCCGGTCGCGCCCGTGGCCTGA
- a CDS encoding metal ABC transporter solute-binding protein, Zn/Mn family: MRSSRLGIMSGAIALTTVAALSGCGGQASGSTELSVVASTNVYADIVSQVAGDFATVSAVIDDPNQDPHSYEATTQDRLKLSKADLVIQNGGGYDSFMTTMLEASDVDVDTIDTVSISGLPGSEDLGNEPHDHGDEEAKGGGHVHEHGEEEGHDHSEEEGHDHAEEDGDEHAHGEFNEHLWYSVPTMTKLVDEVATHLGEAEPEHKDDFAANADEYKKTLEKLQSQIDDAKTKHEGDEVAATEPVPLWLFADMGLKNITSDEFLEAVEEGNDVPPLVLKKAEEQISSGDAVLLGYNTQAAGPQAEQLKSTAEKSDVPVVDLGETMPADTHYADWMGEYITEISTALEGHEH, translated from the coding sequence ATGCGCTCTTCCCGACTCGGCATCATGTCCGGGGCAATCGCTCTGACCACTGTTGCGGCACTGAGCGGGTGCGGGGGGCAGGCCTCTGGATCCACCGAGCTCTCGGTCGTCGCCTCGACCAATGTGTACGCCGACATCGTGTCCCAAGTGGCAGGAGACTTCGCGACGGTCAGCGCGGTCATCGATGACCCCAACCAGGACCCGCACTCCTATGAGGCCACGACACAGGACCGCCTGAAGCTGTCGAAGGCCGACCTGGTCATCCAGAACGGCGGCGGCTACGACTCGTTCATGACCACAATGCTCGAGGCCTCCGACGTCGACGTCGACACCATCGACACGGTCTCCATCTCCGGTCTGCCAGGATCCGAGGACCTCGGCAATGAACCCCATGATCACGGTGATGAGGAAGCCAAAGGCGGCGGCCACGTCCATGAACACGGCGAAGAAGAAGGCCACGACCACAGCGAAGAAGAGGGCCACGACCACGCCGAAGAAGACGGTGACGAGCACGCCCACGGGGAGTTCAACGAACATCTCTGGTACTCGGTGCCCACGATGACGAAGCTCGTCGACGAGGTTGCGACCCACCTCGGCGAGGCCGAACCCGAACACAAGGATGACTTCGCGGCCAATGCCGATGAGTACAAGAAGACGCTGGAGAAGCTGCAGTCGCAGATCGATGATGCCAAGACCAAGCACGAGGGTGACGAGGTCGCGGCCACTGAGCCCGTGCCGCTGTGGCTGTTTGCGGATATGGGGTTGAAGAACATCACCTCTGATGAGTTCCTCGAAGCAGTGGAAGAGGGCAACGATGTGCCGCCGCTGGTGCTGAAGAAGGCCGAGGAGCAGATCTCGTCGGGGGACGCGGTCCTGCTTGGGTACAATACTCAAGCGGCAGGTCCACAGGCAGAGCAGCTGAAATCCACGGCTGAGAAGTCCGATGTTCCGGTCGTCGACCTCGGCGAGACGATGCCGGCCGATACGCACTACGCGGATTGGATGGGCGAGTACATCACCGAAATCTCCACCGCGCTCGAAGGACATGAACACTGA
- a CDS encoding metallophosphoesterase produces MKKRALFAGALAVPAAAGIWGAVIEPHLFTVRRHTLPVLPAGAKSIRMLHVSDLHLAPWQKHRAAWVKALTRLEPDVVVNTGDNLSADIVPTVLDVFAGLLDVPGVFVLGSNDFFSPTAKNPAKYLRSPSEVKHRSQPDLDVRALIRGFEASSVETGSHVSSGDTPAATRGWHFLDNAEASLTIRGTRIDFCGLGDSHIDRDRIQLSEGQGRGPRAYDYPRFDPAAGVKVGVTHAPYSRTLEAFTSAGADLIMTGHTHGGQIRVPFWGAPVTNCDLDRTRARGVFPYRKSLVEISAGLGFSPFSPVRFACRPEVSLLTLVPRG; encoded by the coding sequence ATGAAGAAGCGTGCACTATTCGCCGGCGCCCTTGCAGTCCCCGCGGCGGCCGGAATCTGGGGAGCGGTCATCGAACCGCACCTCTTCACGGTCCGGCGCCACACACTGCCGGTACTGCCCGCCGGAGCCAAGAGCATCCGAATGCTGCACGTCTCCGATCTGCATCTGGCTCCCTGGCAGAAACACAGAGCCGCATGGGTCAAAGCGCTGACCCGGCTGGAACCCGACGTGGTGGTCAACACCGGCGACAATCTCTCTGCTGACATCGTGCCCACCGTCCTCGATGTCTTCGCTGGGCTCCTCGACGTTCCCGGCGTCTTCGTCCTCGGCTCCAACGACTTCTTCTCACCCACGGCGAAGAACCCCGCGAAGTATCTGCGCTCACCCTCAGAGGTGAAGCACCGTAGTCAGCCCGACCTCGATGTCAGGGCCCTGATCCGCGGGTTCGAGGCGAGCAGCGTCGAGACAGGCAGCCACGTTTCGTCAGGTGACACGCCCGCCGCAACCCGTGGGTGGCATTTCCTCGACAATGCCGAGGCGAGTCTGACGATCAGGGGGACCAGGATCGATTTCTGTGGTCTCGGGGATTCCCACATCGACCGTGACCGAATCCAGCTAAGCGAGGGCCAGGGGCGCGGTCCGAGGGCGTACGACTACCCTCGGTTCGACCCTGCTGCCGGAGTGAAGGTGGGCGTCACACATGCGCCGTATTCACGCACCTTGGAGGCGTTCACCTCGGCGGGGGCCGATCTCATCATGACCGGACACACCCACGGGGGTCAGATTCGGGTCCCCTTCTGGGGAGCGCCGGTGACGAACTGCGACCTGGATAGGACACGCGCGAGAGGTGTCTTTCCGTATCGAAAATCTCTTGTCGAGATCTCTGCCGGCTTGGGTTTCTCGCCCTTCTCACCGGTGCGTTTCGCCTGCCGTCCCGAGGTCAGCCTGTTGACCTTGGTTCCCAGAGGCTGA